The proteins below are encoded in one region of Cellvibrio zantedeschiae:
- a CDS encoding sensor histidine kinase — translation MNYKSFSLNIVIRLLLILLSMAGFILLIQKTSFWLSCAALFVILVIQLWRLLIYIEKTHAEINHFFEAMAADDFTRDGSKKFDTETAKALYKNIKRVQEQFQSLRLKHEELIRYYAVLLEKVPVAILIVDGENLQLANSAAQKLFQRSHLERVDYLHQFGPQLAQDVKAIQPGEQRRSQLQLHKTTTSLSLSASSILLSDGLKKIVSLNPIQRELDKQEMMAWQNLVQVFTHEIMNSMTPVASLSKTAADLLADVDETSFVKSQECIADAQQAINIVGRRADNLMGFVQAYRRIANPPQLQCEPRELMPLLADVCQLFGEQGQAKKIQLKYKVTPENLVLNADFIQLEQALINLLKNAVEAIEAGSNGEIMLQAYIGDGGNVIIDIADNGCGIASDKLEQIFVPFYTSKREGTGIGLFLVKQIMQAHLGSVYATQAEKGGTLIRLIF, via the coding sequence ATGAATTATAAATCCTTCAGTTTAAATATCGTGATAAGGCTGCTACTCATTTTATTGAGTATGGCGGGGTTTATTCTTTTAATTCAGAAAACTAGTTTTTGGTTGAGTTGTGCTGCCCTATTTGTGATTTTGGTAATTCAGCTATGGCGATTGTTGATTTATATTGAAAAAACCCATGCGGAAATCAACCATTTTTTTGAAGCTATGGCTGCAGATGATTTCACCCGCGATGGCTCAAAAAAATTCGACACGGAAACTGCCAAGGCGTTGTACAAGAATATCAAGCGTGTGCAGGAACAGTTTCAGTCGCTGCGACTCAAGCATGAGGAATTGATCCGCTATTATGCGGTGCTTCTTGAAAAAGTACCTGTCGCCATTTTGATTGTTGATGGTGAAAATTTGCAGCTCGCTAACTCAGCAGCGCAAAAATTATTTCAGCGCAGCCATCTGGAGCGTGTGGATTATCTTCACCAATTTGGACCGCAATTGGCGCAGGATGTAAAAGCTATTCAGCCGGGGGAGCAGCGTCGGTCGCAATTGCAGCTGCATAAAACGACTACGTCGTTAAGTTTGTCGGCGTCGAGTATTCTGTTATCGGATGGGCTTAAAAAAATCGTCAGCTTAAATCCAATCCAGCGCGAATTAGATAAGCAGGAAATGATGGCATGGCAAAATCTGGTGCAAGTATTTACTCACGAGATTATGAATTCCATGACGCCAGTGGCGAGTCTCAGTAAAACGGCAGCGGATTTATTGGCAGATGTTGATGAAACATCCTTTGTGAAATCGCAAGAGTGCATAGCGGATGCGCAGCAGGCTATCAATATAGTTGGGCGTCGCGCCGATAATTTAATGGGGTTTGTGCAGGCCTACAGGCGCATTGCCAATCCGCCGCAGCTGCAATGTGAGCCGCGTGAGTTGATGCCCCTGCTCGCGGATGTATGCCAATTGTTTGGTGAGCAGGGGCAGGCTAAAAAAATTCAGCTGAAATATAAAGTTACGCCGGAAAATTTGGTGCTTAATGCGGATTTTATTCAGCTTGAGCAAGCCTTGATTAACCTTTTAAAAAATGCGGTTGAGGCAATTGAGGCGGGTTCGAACGGCGAAATAATGTTGCAGGCGTACATTGGTGATGGTGGCAATGTCATTATTGATATTGCCGATAATGGCTGCGGAATTGCGAGCGATAAACTGGAGCAAATATTTGTGCCTTTTTATACTTCGAAGCGTGAAGGCACAGGTATTGGATTGTTTTTAGTAAAGCAAATCATGCAGGCGCACTTGGGCTCCGTATACGCTACTCAGGCAGAAAAAGGCGGTACATTAATTCGTTTGATTTTTTAG
- a CDS encoding methyl-accepting chemotaxis protein codes for MVQKSLLTKLMATLFVTMVAISLAVAVVNYQFANSKLESNFDADKAAMIELTNSSIKEAVFAYDFDQVQAIAKSLVNTDLITSVSVVDHRGQVLAKAQDDDKSENQVTSQGVEISYNNAKIGSYDITFSKRAMQATLRNQSINNIVVVACLLLASLIAVYLLMQKLVLNPVAEVTRSLSSIADGGGDLTRRLSTDSRDEVAALAHNFNRVLEHIAHIIRNVVNVNEKVRHNVSTMSHATESTVSSTSQQLREIELVATAVEELSASANEIARHAGDTAERTNATSVLAEQGNEIVNSSLENVNRLTNQIESTAQKIQVLKNNSVNIGSVMEVIRTIAEQTNLLALNAAIEAARAGEQGRGFAVVADEVRSLAQKTRSSTEEIESIIVQLQRAADEAHQAMNTSTAAARDTIETASKVGGALDKIRSNISVINDMNHQIATASHQQSSVANEVSKNVTAIHALSEKVSENAQIVNQSGSQLTQESAELQKELNSFRL; via the coding sequence ATGGTACAAAAATCATTACTAACAAAACTCATGGCAACCTTGTTTGTCACTATGGTTGCCATATCCTTGGCAGTCGCGGTAGTTAATTACCAGTTCGCCAATAGCAAGCTGGAAAGTAATTTCGATGCTGATAAGGCAGCCATGATTGAGCTGACCAACTCATCCATTAAAGAAGCTGTATTTGCCTACGACTTCGACCAAGTGCAAGCCATTGCAAAATCTTTAGTGAACACTGATCTGATTACATCAGTATCTGTTGTTGACCACCGCGGCCAAGTGCTCGCGAAAGCACAAGATGATGACAAGAGCGAAAATCAAGTTACATCCCAAGGCGTAGAAATTAGTTATAACAACGCCAAAATCGGTAGCTACGACATCACCTTTTCCAAGCGCGCCATGCAAGCAACTTTGCGCAACCAATCTATTAACAACATCGTAGTGGTGGCTTGTTTATTACTCGCCAGCCTTATCGCTGTTTATTTGTTAATGCAAAAATTAGTATTGAATCCTGTAGCGGAAGTAACTCGCTCGCTCTCCAGCATTGCTGATGGTGGTGGTGATTTAACCAGAAGACTTTCTACTGACAGCCGCGATGAAGTGGCCGCACTGGCACACAACTTTAACCGCGTACTTGAACATATCGCACATATTATTCGCAACGTTGTAAACGTGAACGAGAAAGTTCGCCACAATGTTTCTACTATGTCACACGCAACTGAAAGCACTGTAAGCTCTACCTCTCAACAGCTGCGCGAAATTGAATTGGTTGCAACTGCGGTAGAAGAATTGTCTGCATCTGCGAACGAAATTGCACGCCACGCTGGCGATACTGCTGAGCGCACCAACGCTACCAGTGTATTGGCAGAACAAGGTAACGAGATCGTTAATAGCTCGTTAGAAAACGTAAATCGTTTAACTAATCAAATCGAATCAACTGCTCAGAAAATTCAAGTCTTGAAAAACAATTCAGTCAATATCGGTTCAGTAATGGAAGTAATTCGTACCATTGCAGAACAAACTAACTTGCTCGCATTGAACGCTGCAATTGAAGCTGCGCGTGCGGGTGAGCAGGGCCGCGGTTTCGCGGTGGTAGCTGATGAGGTTCGTTCGCTTGCGCAAAAAACCCGTTCATCTACCGAAGAAATTGAATCGATTATTGTGCAGCTGCAACGCGCCGCCGATGAAGCACATCAAGCAATGAATACCAGTACCGCCGCTGCGCGCGACACTATCGAAACCGCCTCTAAAGTAGGTGGCGCGCTTGATAAGATTCGCTCAAACATCAGCGTAATTAATGACATGAACCACCAAATTGCAACTGCATCACATCAGCAAAGTTCGGTAGCCAATGAAGTTAGTAAAAACGTTACTGCAATTCATGCGCTCTCTGAAAAAGTTTCCGAGAACGCGCAAATTGTTAACCAAAGCGGTAGCCAATTGACTCAGGAAAGTGCTGAACTGCAAAAAGAATTGAACAGCTTTAGATTGTAA
- the glnG gene encoding nitrogen regulation protein NR(I): MQKSNKVWIIDDDRSIRWVLEKALQSANIETRVFDSGDSALGQLNRDTPDAIISDIRMPGTDGLVLLSNLHNTHPHIPIIIMTAHSDLDSAVAAYQGGAFEYLPKPFDVDDAVAVTQRALAHAQEQKSDQPVVAELDANTEIIGEAPAMQEVFRAIGRLSQSNITVLINGQSGTGKELVARALHRHSPRRNEPFIALNMAAIPKDLMESELFGHEKGAFTGAAAQRQGRFEQANGGSLFLDEIGDMPAETQTRLLRVLADGEFYRVGGHTPVKVDVRIIAATHQNLETLVADNRFREDLFHRLNVIRIHIPKLANRREDIPKLARFFLHKAATELNVDTKVLLPETEDYFCSLQWPGNVRQLENTCRWITVMASGREVHVEDLPPELLEHKEGSAPADDWERALRHWADQALAKGQHQLLSEAVPTFERALIETALKYTAGRKRDAANLLGWGRNTLTRKLKDLGMAGGNDED, encoded by the coding sequence ATGCAGAAGTCTAATAAGGTTTGGATCATCGACGATGATCGCTCAATCCGCTGGGTGCTGGAGAAGGCCCTGCAATCGGCCAATATTGAAACTCGCGTTTTCGACTCAGGTGACAGCGCCCTCGGCCAGCTGAACCGTGATACGCCCGACGCCATTATTAGCGATATCCGTATGCCGGGAACTGATGGTTTGGTGTTGCTAAGCAATTTGCACAACACCCACCCGCACATTCCGATCATTATTATGACGGCGCACTCGGATCTCGACAGCGCAGTAGCAGCCTATCAAGGCGGCGCCTTTGAATACCTGCCCAAACCCTTCGACGTGGACGATGCTGTCGCTGTGACCCAACGCGCCCTGGCCCATGCGCAAGAGCAAAAGAGCGACCAACCAGTCGTAGCCGAGCTCGATGCCAACACCGAAATCATCGGTGAAGCGCCAGCAATGCAAGAGGTTTTCCGTGCGATTGGCCGCTTGTCACAATCCAATATTACCGTGTTAATCAACGGCCAATCAGGTACTGGTAAAGAGCTGGTAGCGCGCGCACTGCATCGCCACAGCCCACGCCGCAACGAGCCTTTTATTGCACTGAACATGGCGGCGATCCCCAAAGATTTGATGGAATCCGAACTCTTCGGCCACGAAAAAGGCGCCTTTACGGGAGCTGCAGCACAGCGCCAAGGTCGCTTTGAGCAAGCCAACGGCGGCTCATTGTTCCTCGATGAAATCGGCGATATGCCCGCTGAAACCCAAACCCGCTTGTTGCGCGTTTTGGCCGATGGCGAGTTCTACCGTGTTGGTGGCCACACGCCGGTGAAGGTGGATGTGCGCATCATCGCCGCTACCCACCAAAACTTGGAAACCTTGGTAGCCGACAACCGCTTCCGCGAAGACTTGTTCCATCGCCTGAATGTTATTCGTATCCACATTCCAAAATTGGCGAATCGCCGCGAAGATATTCCCAAGCTAGCGCGCTTCTTCCTCCATAAAGCAGCGACCGAATTGAACGTAGATACCAAAGTTCTGTTGCCGGAAACCGAAGATTACTTCTGCAGCCTGCAATGGCCAGGCAACGTGCGTCAGCTGGAGAACACCTGCCGCTGGATTACGGTCATGGCTTCTGGTCGTGAAGTTCATGTGGAAGACCTGCCGCCCGAATTGCTTGAACATAAGGAAGGCAGCGCGCCAGCAGACGATTGGGAGCGCGCTTTGCGTCACTGGGCAGACCAAGCCCTGGCAAAAGGCCAACACCAATTACTCAGCGAAGCTGTACCTACATTTGAACGCGCACTCATCGAAACCGCACTCAAATATACTGCCGGTCGCAAGCGCGATGCCGCCAACTTGCTGGGCTGGGGCCGTAATACCCTAACTCGCAAGCTCAAAGATTTGGGCATGGCCGGCGGTAACGACGAAGATTAA
- the glnL gene encoding nitrogen regulation protein NR(II): MTDRDIYKPLLDSLSTAIVLVDNNLLLIHMNPAAEALLAMSCETNRGEPITYFFFETEETERQLKLAASKANHYTKRHAEWRLLHNGHITVDYTVTPFGEQEGLIIEIQPIDRLLRISRDEMVTSSHETTRNLIRGMAHEIKNPLGGIRGAAQLLSRELPHSNLTEYTNIIIDEVDRLRNLVDRMLGPNQLPKWAELNIHEALERVASIIKAESNDALKLVRDYDPSIPNIMGDKELLIQACLNILRNAMQALLEAGMTNGVIQLRTRIQRQYTIGRKHHPLVCRIDIIDNGPGIPADMIENIFYPMITGRAEGTGLGLTISQHLIHQHNGLIECHSEPGKTRFSLYLPMEA, translated from the coding sequence TTGACTGACCGCGATATCTACAAGCCCCTGCTCGATAGCTTAAGCACGGCCATAGTTCTGGTTGATAACAACCTTCTGCTGATTCATATGAATCCAGCGGCTGAGGCGCTCTTGGCAATGAGCTGTGAAACCAATCGCGGCGAACCTATCACTTATTTCTTCTTTGAAACTGAAGAGACGGAAAGACAGCTCAAACTTGCAGCTAGCAAAGCCAATCACTACACCAAACGCCATGCCGAATGGCGCTTGCTCCACAACGGCCATATCACAGTTGACTACACAGTAACTCCGTTTGGCGAGCAGGAAGGCCTGATTATTGAGATTCAACCTATAGATCGCCTGCTACGTATCAGCCGCGACGAAATGGTCACCTCATCACATGAAACCACCCGCAATTTAATTCGCGGCATGGCACACGAAATTAAAAATCCACTGGGCGGAATTCGCGGCGCGGCGCAACTTCTATCGCGCGAATTGCCGCACTCAAACCTGACCGAATACACCAATATCATCATTGATGAGGTGGATCGCCTGCGCAATCTGGTTGACCGCATGCTCGGCCCCAACCAATTGCCGAAATGGGCAGAATTAAATATCCATGAAGCTCTGGAGCGCGTTGCCTCCATCATCAAAGCGGAAAGCAATGACGCGCTTAAGTTAGTGCGCGATTACGACCCCAGTATTCCCAATATCATGGGCGATAAAGAATTGCTTATTCAGGCGTGCCTGAACATCCTGCGTAACGCCATGCAAGCCCTGCTGGAAGCAGGAATGACCAACGGCGTGATTCAGTTGCGTACGCGCATCCAACGCCAATACACCATCGGCCGCAAACACCATCCGTTAGTGTGCCGCATCGACATTATCGACAACGGCCCCGGTATTCCGGCGGACATGATTGAAAACATTTTCTACCCAATGATCACTGGGCGCGCCGAAGGCACTGGTCTGGGCTTAACGATTTCGCAACACCTGATACATCAACACAACGGCCTCATCGAGTGCCACAGTGAGCCGGGCAAAACCCGTTTCTCACTCTACCTACCAATGGAAGCGTAA
- a CDS encoding DUF4124 domain-containing protein yields the protein MRKPASAGFFFLAMASNLLGKPLEILNMPRMISYLAFLFICLVSSFASAEIYKTVDKNGKVTFSDTPPPNTNAKPIELKSLNTTPPPPAAPAYIPPNPRIDPLDYELHLLAPENGKTLLPDERSVTISVTLNRALQNEDILAYKLDGNLIIKTAELSYTLVEPPRGEHSVKVSVVDRDGNELAQSKAATFVVMRPLIKRTPPPVPKK from the coding sequence GTGAGAAAGCCCGCATCTGCGGGCTTTTTCTTTTTGGCGATGGCGAGTAATCTTTTGGGTAAACCTCTTGAGATACTGAATATGCCCCGAATGATTTCTTACCTAGCTTTTTTATTTATCTGCCTGGTCTCCAGCTTCGCGAGTGCCGAGATTTATAAAACAGTGGATAAAAATGGCAAAGTCACCTTTAGTGATACCCCCCCTCCAAACACTAATGCGAAGCCGATCGAGCTTAAAAGCCTTAATACGACACCACCACCGCCAGCTGCACCAGCCTATATTCCCCCCAACCCACGAATTGATCCATTGGACTATGAGCTCCATCTCCTTGCACCAGAAAACGGCAAAACATTGCTTCCAGATGAACGCTCCGTAACCATCTCGGTTACCTTGAATCGGGCCCTTCAAAACGAAGATATCCTGGCTTATAAACTGGATGGAAACCTAATAATCAAAACTGCTGAGCTTTCATATACCCTTGTAGAACCTCCACGCGGAGAACATTCTGTCAAGGTTTCCGTTGTGGATAGGGACGGCAATGAGCTCGCCCAATCAAAAGCTGCAACCTTCGTTGTGATGCGCCCTTTAATAAAGCGTACTCCCCCACCCGTGCCCAAGAAATAA